The candidate division KSB1 bacterium sequence CCCAAAATGACGACCGTCGCCGGGGTCACGCCCGAAACGCCCGCAAGCGTGATGCCGCGGCCGCCATACTCGCTTTCCAGCAGCCGGCCGGCGATTTGCGGCAGCAGATTGCCCGCAATTTCACTCATGGCGGTGAGCACCGGCAGATTGCCATCCGGCTGCTCGATGAATTCGTAGCCAATGGCGGCCACTTTTTTCTGCAACAGGGTTCGGAGCACAGAGGCGCGCGTGATGCCGATGCCGAGCAGCGAGAAAATCACCTTGCCGGCCTCGAGGTAGCGACATTCCTCCTCGGTGGGCGGCTGCACTTTGACGATGAGCTGCGAGCGCCGGAAGACCTCCTCTCCCGAAAAAACGATCTGTGCACCGACTTGCTGGAATTCCTGATCCGTGAAGCCGCAAGTTTTGCCCGCGTCCTTCTCCACGTGAACCACGTGCCCTTCCTGCACCAGGGCAAACACGCCCACGGGGGTCAGGCCGACGCGGCGCTCCTCGATGGAGGTTTCTTTGGGAATCCCGATGTTCATGCTTCTCTCCTTTCATGGATATGGCTGTCCGGCGCGAAGCGTGGCACCGCACGCCGAAGCCCAGCGGTGACGCGACGGCTGCTTTTGCCCTAACCCGGGCCACCCTGGCCGCTGCCGACGGGCCGGTTCGACATTCATCACCCGCGCGGCCTTGCCGGCAACCAGCCGGCAATCTTGTTCGACGCCTGATGCAGAACGTCGCGCAGCTCTTCGAAAGTGTCACACTGCTCTGCCCACTCTCGTGCCACCCTGCCCGAGGCCGATTTATCATCGTGACAACAGCCTGGTGTGAAATTTATTTCATACTCCAGCGAGCCACTCCTGAAATGGCAAAGGTGGCGAGTGAGCAAACCGCAAATTGCCAATCTTCAAGAAGTATGCCGCTATTGCAGCAGCAGGGAGAGGAAAAAACATTGGGAAAACAGACGCTTGAACCGGTGACCGCCCGCCCAAGCTTGGTCGTTTTCCCACAATTGCAAATTCACCCGTCTTTTTTCGCAAGCCCGGCAATCTGCAGGATGGTAATGCAAAAATGAGAAAAGTACAGCTTTTTTCTTCCCGCAAATGAGAAAGCCCGCCCGGCCGCATTTGATGCCTGCGGCATAATTCCCAACTAATCAAGCGCAAAAATCCTCCCGGCATGCTGGCCCAATGCTTGCGAAAGCTGTATTGCAAAATACAGGATTGACAATTTAACGGCCGGCTAGCCGGCGAGTTCTTGCATCCCATGTCCAGTCTGAACCTCGACACGGAGTCCCGCTTCAAAATCCGGCAGGTGGCCGCACAACTCGGTATTGCGGTGGAGACCATCCGCATGTACGAGCGCGCGGGACTGCTTCTGCCGCGGCGCACCGCCAGCGGACAGCGCGTGTTCAGCGAGGCCGACATACACTGGATCGCCTGCCTCCGCCGGTTGCTCACCGAGCGCGGTCTCAACCTCGAGGGCATTCGTCGCATGCTGGCATTGCTGCCCTGCTGGCAGATCAAGCCGTGCAGCGAAATCGAGAGGAACAACTGTCCGGCATATTTGAACGCCATGCAGCCGTGTTGGATGGTCAAGCCGCAGGTGGCGGGTGCCTGCCGGACACTCCCCTGCCACGATTGCAACGTGTACAAAAGCGCGCAGCATTGCGACAATCTCAAGGCGCTCCTGCGCCGGTACATGGCGCCCTGCCAGCAATGAAACTGGCATGGCGGGGCAGCGGTCAGCCGGCGATGTTGACTCGATTAAAACGCCGCACAGACATCCTGCTGTCTGCGCCGCAGCAGGTTCACACTCACGATAGCTTTTCGGGAGGATCATGGACGCGGTGACTTCAGATGATGGAGGTGTGGTGATGAAAGACAAAATGATGGGATCAGTCGTGCCGGCTTCGCTGCGGACAACCGGCAGTGTCGCCCGGGCAACCATAGGTTGCTTCGCGCACGGTTACGGCATCAAGTGCAAGGCGCTCGCCGGTGCCGGTGTCGCATTGCCGTCCGGCAGCATCAGCCCGGCCACCAAGCACCGCGAAATCAGCTTCACACTTCTGCACGGCTTCGCCAAGCGCATCAGCGGGCCGAACCCATTGGAGGGTGCAGGCCGGCAAACCATCACACTGCAAATGAACCAATGGGAATTTGAAATCGGATATTCGTTCTGAATTTGACGGGGGCAAAGCGTCACGCCTATCTCTCAGAGCGCGCGGCATTTTGTCCCCACCCACAGCAAGGGATTGAGCCATGTCCTCCAAGCTTTCACGACGTGACTTCATCAAGATCAGCGGACTGGGTCT is a genomic window containing:
- a CDS encoding MerR family transcriptional regulator, which produces MSSLNLDTESRFKIRQVAAQLGIAVETIRMYERAGLLLPRRTASGQRVFSEADIHWIACLRRLLTERGLNLEGIRRMLALLPCWQIKPCSEIERNNCPAYLNAMQPCWMVKPQVAGACRTLPCHDCNVYKSAQHCDNLKALLRRYMAPCQQ